One Pleurocapsa sp. PCC 7327 DNA segment encodes these proteins:
- a CDS encoding DUF4440 domain-containing protein, with protein MVDANEVLKTMCEKYQAAVNANDSAAYRKLFATDAIRIPPGSEPEYGSDEIAKSEQKDYDVAKWTVQLTPLDALRIDDRWVYGIARANVNTVAHADGTTNSFRATKTWLFHREDSGEWSIERYIWNLK; from the coding sequence ATGGTTGATGCGAACGAAGTTCTCAAGACAATGTGTGAGAAGTATCAGGCAGCCGTTAACGCCAACGATTCGGCAGCTTATCGGAAGCTATTTGCCACAGATGCAATTCGGATTCCACCAGGGTCGGAGCCTGAATACGGTTCGGACGAGATTGCCAAGAGCGAACAGAAGGACTATGATGTCGCAAAATGGACTGTTCAGTTGACACCCCTTGATGCTTTGCGGATCGACGATCGATGGGTATACGGAATTGCGCGGGCCAATGTAAACACTGTCGCTCACGCTGATGGAACGACGAATTCATTCCGAGCCACAAAAACCTGGCTCTTCCACAGAGAGGACTCAGGAGAATGGTCGATCGAGAGGTATATTTGGAACCTCAAGTAA
- a CDS encoding Uma2 family endonuclease yields MSQEMAQGVRWTVHDIDLLPENEGIRYEIIDGELFVTRAPHSRHQQTCGRIFQYLNSWSEESGLGEPIPSPGVLFSEADNVVPDVVWVRKETYMQLIDEQGHLTGAPELVVEVISQGQQDQRRDREAKLKLYSSRGVQEYWIADWRSRKLEVYRRESAQLKLVATLFSNDTVTSSLLPGFSCLVDRFFPK; encoded by the coding sequence ATGAGTCAGGAAATGGCACAGGGAGTACGTTGGACGGTTCACGATATCGATTTATTGCCAGAGAATGAAGGAATCCGCTACGAAATTATTGATGGAGAATTATTTGTGACCAGAGCACCTCACTCTAGGCATCAGCAAACCTGCGGCAGAATTTTTCAGTACTTGAATAGTTGGTCTGAAGAAAGCGGTTTAGGGGAACCTATTCCCAGTCCTGGGGTTTTGTTCTCAGAGGCTGACAATGTAGTCCCAGATGTAGTGTGGGTGAGAAAAGAAACTTATATGCAACTAATTGACGAACAGGGACACCTGACTGGTGCACCAGAGTTAGTGGTTGAGGTAATATCTCAGGGTCAGCAAGACCAAAGAAGAGACCGAGAAGCGAAGCTTAAACTCTATTCGTCTAGGGGAGTGCAAGAGTATTGGATAGCAGATTGGCGATCGCGCAAACTTGAAGTTTATCGCCGAGAAAGTGCTCAACTGAAGCTTGTAGCAACTTTATTCAGTAACGATACAGTGACTTCTTCTCTATTACCTGGGTTTAGCTGTCTTGTCGATCGCTTTTTTCCCAAATAA
- a CDS encoding pitrilysin family protein, whose product MKKRFHSFRAIGLVIVAIALVFTFRMPAIAQTPRHYDELTFSAAPEIKIPKYERYQLSNGMVVYLMEDHQFPLVSGTALIRTGSRLEPLDKVGLAAIAGTVMRTGGTQQHPADKLDEILEQRAAVVETSIGIDSGTASFNTLSEDIDMVFDLFAEVIRYPAFAPDKIELAKTQRRGAIARRNDDPGAIANREFQKLIYGETSPYARIEEYTTIDRISREDIINFYQTYIRPDRTILGIVGDFDPAKMKAAIEKAFGDWQPPATKLDNAIPPASQKYQGGIFLVDRPQLTQSNIRIGHLGGDFRNPDYPALSVLNGVLNGFGGRLFNDLRSRQGLAYSVYGYWDPKYDYPGLFFAGGQTKSETTVPFVKSLLSEIEQVRTTPITEKELNYAKDSILNSFVFNFENPNQTLSRLMRYEYFGYPEDFIFQYQRAVKATTIQDVQRVAQKYLQPDRIVTLIVGNAQAIQPPLSNLGGEVKIVDISIPQPAQSSRRATTTEN is encoded by the coding sequence ATGAAAAAACGTTTTCACAGTTTTAGAGCAATTGGATTAGTTATAGTAGCGATCGCGCTGGTTTTTACCTTTCGTATGCCAGCCATTGCTCAGACTCCTCGGCATTACGACGAATTAACCTTCTCTGCCGCACCAGAAATCAAAATCCCCAAATACGAACGCTATCAATTAAGTAATGGCATGGTGGTATATCTGATGGAAGACCATCAGTTTCCTCTAGTGAGCGGTACTGCCCTGATAAGGACTGGCTCTCGTCTGGAACCCCTAGATAAAGTAGGCTTAGCCGCAATTGCTGGGACAGTGATGCGAACTGGTGGAACTCAACAACATCCTGCCGACAAATTAGACGAGATTTTAGAGCAGCGAGCAGCTGTTGTAGAAACGAGTATCGGCATTGATTCGGGAACGGCCAGCTTCAACACACTTAGCGAAGACATCGATATGGTGTTCGATCTATTTGCTGAGGTGATTCGTTACCCCGCCTTTGCCCCTGATAAGATCGAGTTAGCCAAAACTCAACGGCGGGGTGCCATTGCCCGTCGCAACGACGATCCCGGAGCGATCGCCAACCGAGAATTTCAAAAGTTGATTTACGGGGAAACTAGCCCTTATGCGCGCATAGAAGAATATACGACCATCGATAGGATTTCCCGCGAGGATATTATTAATTTTTACCAAACCTACATTCGTCCCGATCGCACGATCTTAGGGATTGTCGGCGATTTCGATCCAGCCAAAATGAAAGCGGCGATCGAGAAAGCATTTGGAGACTGGCAGCCTCCCGCCACCAAGCTAGATAACGCTATTCCCCCAGCCTCTCAGAAATATCAAGGCGGAATCTTTTTGGTCGATCGCCCTCAGCTTACGCAAAGCAATATCCGCATCGGTCATCTCGGCGGCGATTTTAGGAATCCCGACTATCCCGCCCTTAGCGTTTTGAATGGTGTTTTGAATGGCTTTGGCGGGCGTTTGTTTAACGATTTGCGATCGCGTCAGGGACTTGCCTACAGCGTCTACGGCTATTGGGATCCCAAATACGATTATCCCGGACTCTTTTTTGCCGGAGGACAAACGAAATCGGAAACCACAGTTCCTTTTGTCAAATCCCTGCTTTCAGAAATCGAACAAGTGCGGACTACCCCTATTACAGAAAAGGAACTCAACTACGCCAAAGATTCCATCCTCAACTCCTTTGTCTTTAACTTCGAGAATCCCAATCAAACTCTTTCGCGGCTGATGCGTTACGAATACTTTGGCTATCCCGAAGATTTCATCTTTCAGTATCAACGAGCCGTTAAAGCGACGACGATTCAGGATGTCCAGCGCGTCGCTCAGAAATATCTACAACCCGATCGCATCGTGACTTTAATCGTCGGCAACGCTCAAGCCATTCAGCCACCCTTGAGCAACTTAGGAGGTGAAGTCAAAATCGTCGATATCTCTATCCCACAGCCCGCGCAGAGTTCGAGGCGAGCGACGACAACAGAAAATTAA